The proteins below are encoded in one region of Stigmatopora argus isolate UIUO_Sarg chromosome 2, RoL_Sarg_1.0, whole genome shotgun sequence:
- the tcf12 gene encoding transcription factor 12 isoform X3, with translation MYCAYPVPGMGSNSLMYYYNGKSVYAPSPNSEDFNRDSPSYSSPKPPSNMFASTFFDGTHSSSDHWNSTNGISQAGYGGMLPGSSSHMPQSGNYSGLHSHDRLNYPAHSASPDINHSLPPMSSFHRSSTSTSPFVSAAHNPSVNNADGVLAAANRGNATGSSQTGDALGKALASIYSPDHTSSSFPSNPSTPVGSPSPLATTAGAGTAGTVVTVAGTPSGRTGTNQWSRPSGQSPSSPNYENSLHSLKNRVHQQLHEHLQDAMSFLKDVCESRMEDRLDRLDDAILVLRNHAVGSTAGLPSDIHSLLGQAQNGQLAAIGANFPASRTGAMGSSHADDSASLNSHGGLPSTGSTSSSELNHQMEAFRGLAGQVATALALKVEKQDKDDMNDSVSGDDKSDDESDGLKTPRGGTRSNLTEDEDLNPEQKAERERERRMANNARERLRVRDINEAFKELGRMCQLHLKSEKPQTKLLILHQAVAVILSLEQQVRERNLNPKAACLKRREEEKVSGGSADSQQGHTGVHPGLTDTSNPMGHL, from the exons ATGTATTGTGCGTATCCTGTCCCTGGAATGGGAAGTAACTCTTTAATGTACTACTACAACGGGAAATCG GTGTACGCACCTTCTCCGAACTCAGAGGACTTTAACAGAGATTCGCCCTCCTACTCTTCTCCGAAGCcccccagcaatatgtttgcaAGCACTTTCTTTG ATGGTACACACAGCTCATCCGACCATTGGAACTCAACCAATGGGATTAGTCAGGCCGGCTATGGAGGAATGCTTCCAGGATCTTCATCTCATATGCCACAATCAGGAAACTACAGCGGCCTGCACTCGCACGACCGTCTG AACTACCCAGCACACTCCGCTTCCCCAGACATCAACCACAGTCTTCCTCCCATGTCCAGTTTTCACAGAAGCAGCACGTCCACCTCACCATTTGTCTCAGCTGCACACAACCCATCAGTCAACAATGCAGATGGGGTGCTTG CTGCTGCAAATCGGGGGAACGCCACTGGAAGCTCACAGACCGGAGATGCACTTGGCAAGGCTTTAGCCTCG ATTTACTCACCTGACCACACCAGCAGTAGTTTTCCCTCCAACCCGTCCACGCCTGTGGGTTCCCCTTCACCTCTCGCAACCACAGCAGGCGCTGGCACTGCAGGGACTGTGGTAACGGTGGCTGGCACCCCATCTGGAAGAACAG GTACCAACCAATGGTCCCGTCCTAGTGGGCAGAGCCCTTCCTCTCCAAATTATGAGAACTCACTTCATTCACTG AAAAACAGAGTTCATCAGCAGTTACATGAGCATCTTCAGGATGCCATGTCTTTCTTAAAGGATGTCTGCGAG TCGCGAATGGAAGATCGTCTCGACCGACTAGATGATGCCATCCTGGTTCTGAGGAACCACGCCGTGGGCTCCACCGCCGGTCTTCCTAGCGACATCCACAGTCTACTGGGACAGGCACAAAATGGGCAACTGGCAGCCATAGGAGCCAATTTCCCTGCCAGTCGGACAGGAGCAATG GGTTCCTCGCACGCCGATGACAGCGCTAGTCTGAACAGCCACGGCGGCCTGCCGAGCACCGGCTCCACATCCAGCTCCGAACTCAACCATCAAATGGAAGCATTCCGAG GCTTGGCCGGTCAGGTGGCTACGGCTTTGGCGCTGAAAGTGGAGAAACAGGACAAAGACGACATGAATGACTCGGTCTCGGGCGATGACAAGTCAGACGATGAGAGCGACGGCCTCAAAACGCCTCGTGGTGGCACACGCTCAAA TCTCACTGAGGACGAAGATCTGAATCCTGAGCAGAAGGCGGAACGGGAACGAGAACGGAGGATGGCCAACAACGCTCGCGAACGCTTGCGGGTGCGCGACATCAATGAGGCCTTCAAGGAGCTGGGTCGCATGTGTCAGCTGCACCTGAAGAGCGAAAAGCCGCAGACCAAACTGCTCATCCTTCATCAGGCTGTGGCGGTCATCCTCAGCTTGGAGCAACAAGTTAGAG AACGGAATCTTAACCCCAAAGCGGCCTGCCTCAAGAGACGAGAGGAGGAAAAAGTATCTGGCGGATCCGCTGACAGCCAACAAGGTCACACGGGAGTTCACCCCGGTTTGACTGACACATCCAACCCCATGGGCCACCTTTGA
- the tcf12 gene encoding transcription factor 12 isoform X4, whose amino-acid sequence MYCAYPVPGMGSNSLMYYYNGKSVYAPSPNSEDFNRDSPSYSSPKPPSNMFASTFFDGTHSSSDHWNSTNGISQAGYGGMLPGSSSHMPQSGNYSGLHSHDRLNYPAHSASPDINHSLPPMSSFHRSSTSTSPFVSAAHNPSVNNADGVLAAANRGNATGSSQTGDALGKALASIYSPDHTSSSFPSNPSTPVGSPSPLATTAGAGTAGTVVTVAGTPSGRTGTNQWSRPSGQSPSSPNYENSLHSLSRMEDRLDRLDDAILVLRNHAVGSTAGLPSDIHSLLGQAQNGQLAAIGANFPASRTGAMGSSHADDSASLNSHGGLPSTGSTSSSELNHQMEAFRGLAGQVATALALKVEKQDKDDMNDSVSGDDKSDDESDGLKTPRGGTRSNLTEDEDLNPEQKAERERERRMANNARERLRVRDINEAFKELGRMCQLHLKSEKPQTKLLILHQAVAVILSLEQQVRERNLNPKAACLKRREEEKVSGGSADSQQGHTGVHPGLTDTSNPMGHL is encoded by the exons ATGTATTGTGCGTATCCTGTCCCTGGAATGGGAAGTAACTCTTTAATGTACTACTACAACGGGAAATCG GTGTACGCACCTTCTCCGAACTCAGAGGACTTTAACAGAGATTCGCCCTCCTACTCTTCTCCGAAGCcccccagcaatatgtttgcaAGCACTTTCTTTG ATGGTACACACAGCTCATCCGACCATTGGAACTCAACCAATGGGATTAGTCAGGCCGGCTATGGAGGAATGCTTCCAGGATCTTCATCTCATATGCCACAATCAGGAAACTACAGCGGCCTGCACTCGCACGACCGTCTG AACTACCCAGCACACTCCGCTTCCCCAGACATCAACCACAGTCTTCCTCCCATGTCCAGTTTTCACAGAAGCAGCACGTCCACCTCACCATTTGTCTCAGCTGCACACAACCCATCAGTCAACAATGCAGATGGGGTGCTTG CTGCTGCAAATCGGGGGAACGCCACTGGAAGCTCACAGACCGGAGATGCACTTGGCAAGGCTTTAGCCTCG ATTTACTCACCTGACCACACCAGCAGTAGTTTTCCCTCCAACCCGTCCACGCCTGTGGGTTCCCCTTCACCTCTCGCAACCACAGCAGGCGCTGGCACTGCAGGGACTGTGGTAACGGTGGCTGGCACCCCATCTGGAAGAACAG GTACCAACCAATGGTCCCGTCCTAGTGGGCAGAGCCCTTCCTCTCCAAATTATGAGAACTCACTTCATTCACTG TCGCGAATGGAAGATCGTCTCGACCGACTAGATGATGCCATCCTGGTTCTGAGGAACCACGCCGTGGGCTCCACCGCCGGTCTTCCTAGCGACATCCACAGTCTACTGGGACAGGCACAAAATGGGCAACTGGCAGCCATAGGAGCCAATTTCCCTGCCAGTCGGACAGGAGCAATG GGTTCCTCGCACGCCGATGACAGCGCTAGTCTGAACAGCCACGGCGGCCTGCCGAGCACCGGCTCCACATCCAGCTCCGAACTCAACCATCAAATGGAAGCATTCCGAG GCTTGGCCGGTCAGGTGGCTACGGCTTTGGCGCTGAAAGTGGAGAAACAGGACAAAGACGACATGAATGACTCGGTCTCGGGCGATGACAAGTCAGACGATGAGAGCGACGGCCTCAAAACGCCTCGTGGTGGCACACGCTCAAA TCTCACTGAGGACGAAGATCTGAATCCTGAGCAGAAGGCGGAACGGGAACGAGAACGGAGGATGGCCAACAACGCTCGCGAACGCTTGCGGGTGCGCGACATCAATGAGGCCTTCAAGGAGCTGGGTCGCATGTGTCAGCTGCACCTGAAGAGCGAAAAGCCGCAGACCAAACTGCTCATCCTTCATCAGGCTGTGGCGGTCATCCTCAGCTTGGAGCAACAAGTTAGAG AACGGAATCTTAACCCCAAAGCGGCCTGCCTCAAGAGACGAGAGGAGGAAAAAGTATCTGGCGGATCCGCTGACAGCCAACAAGGTCACACGGGAGTTCACCCCGGTTTGACTGACACATCCAACCCCATGGGCCACCTTTGA